A genome region from Pseudomonas anguilliseptica includes the following:
- a CDS encoding GGDEF domain-containing protein, with protein MAPHNQSNTIDFDAAKLQRLGYAGRLQKNLKPVSLAQLRQQLNLRLQTSLEAERILELFYSEVQRLVPLSALSYQLASCDLRLELGERGNHSAGYRLNHYGEFLGELTFRRNQRFSEDELGQLESLLASLLFPLRNALLYRAAVQSALRDPLTETGNRIAMQQTLKREVDIARRTLQPLSVLMVDIDHFKRINDTHGHLIGDQALKAVASALKDSLRNVDMVFRFGGEEFMVLLSNTSRESASMVGERLRMAVLGIQYLVENRAIELSVSLGCASLLPGESMESLLRRADNALYVSKRDGRNRLSMAG; from the coding sequence ATGGCCCCGCACAACCAGTCCAACACCATCGATTTCGACGCTGCCAAATTGCAGCGTCTCGGCTATGCCGGTCGTCTGCAGAAAAATCTCAAGCCGGTCAGCCTGGCGCAACTGCGTCAACAACTGAACCTGCGCCTGCAGACCTCGCTGGAAGCCGAACGCATTCTCGAGCTGTTCTACAGCGAAGTGCAACGCCTGGTGCCACTTAGCGCCCTGAGCTACCAACTGGCCTCCTGCGACCTGCGCCTGGAACTGGGCGAGCGCGGCAACCACTCGGCCGGCTATCGTTTGAATCACTATGGCGAGTTCCTCGGTGAGCTGACGTTCCGCCGCAACCAGCGTTTCAGTGAGGATGAGCTGGGCCAGCTCGAATCGCTGCTCGCCAGCCTGCTGTTCCCTCTGCGCAACGCCCTGCTCTACCGTGCAGCCGTGCAAAGCGCATTGCGCGACCCGCTGACCGAGACCGGTAACCGTATCGCCATGCAGCAAACGCTCAAGCGCGAAGTGGACATCGCTCGGCGCACCCTGCAGCCATTGTCAGTGCTGATGGTCGACATCGATCACTTCAAACGCATCAACGACACCCACGGTCACCTGATCGGCGACCAGGCGCTCAAAGCCGTCGCCAGCGCGCTGAAAGACAGCCTGCGCAATGTCGACATGGTATTTCGCTTCGGCGGTGAAGAATTTATGGTGTTGCTCTCCAACACCAGCCGCGAATCAGCCTCAATGGTTGGCGAGCGTCTGCGCATGGCAGTTCTCGGCATCCAGTACCTGGTGGAAAACCGTGCCATCGAGCTGTCGGTCAGCCTCGGCTGCGCCAGCCTGCTGCCGGGCGAGTCGATGGAAAGCCTGCTGCGCCGCGCCGACAACGCGCTGTACGTGTCCAAGCGCGATGGCCGCAATCGCCTGTCAATGGCTGGCTAA
- the rluB gene encoding 23S rRNA pseudouridine(2605) synthase RluB, with product MSEIEEYSPAGEKLQKVMARMGLASRREIEAWITAGRVKVNGAVASLGVRVDLHDAIAVDGKVIRREEAAESVRRVIIYNKPEGEICTRDDPEGRPTVFDRLPRPKDGRWINIGRLDINTTGLLMFTTDGELANRLMHPSYQMDREYAVRVRGEVDEEMIERLKAGVMLEDGPAKFTDIKEAPGGEGFNHWYHCVVMEGRNREVRRLWESQGLVVSRLKRVRFGPVFITSDLSMGRWREMSQREVDILSEEVGLKPVALPDMKEKTRDKLDRLQRKSAKPVGRAARPERTLRPAHGGGPAAGSDQGRSRPARGEGAERGERPVRTPRAPHADQGKGTPVAERPSDVNKKRPAKPGAQRPSVELTERPPRKPAGPPVKRRSQPTRDGQRPGFGRGPKPE from the coding sequence ATGAGTGAAATCGAAGAATACAGCCCAGCAGGCGAAAAACTGCAGAAAGTCATGGCGCGCATGGGCCTGGCTTCACGCCGCGAAATCGAAGCCTGGATTACCGCTGGCCGCGTCAAGGTCAACGGTGCAGTCGCCAGCCTCGGCGTACGCGTTGACCTGCACGATGCGATTGCCGTTGATGGCAAGGTGATCCGCCGCGAAGAAGCCGCCGAAAGCGTGCGTCGCGTGATCATCTACAACAAACCCGAAGGCGAGATCTGCACCCGTGACGATCCGGAAGGCCGTCCGACTGTGTTCGACCGTCTGCCACGGCCGAAAGATGGCCGCTGGATCAATATCGGCCGCCTCGACATCAACACCACAGGTTTGCTGATGTTCACCACTGACGGTGAGCTGGCCAACCGCCTGATGCACCCGTCCTACCAGATGGACCGTGAGTACGCGGTGCGTGTGCGTGGCGAAGTCGACGAAGAGATGATCGAACGCCTGAAAGCCGGCGTGATGCTTGAGGACGGTCCGGCCAAGTTCACCGATATCAAGGAAGCACCGGGTGGCGAAGGCTTCAACCACTGGTATCACTGCGTGGTGATGGAAGGCCGTAACCGCGAAGTGCGTCGGTTGTGGGAATCCCAGGGCCTGGTGGTCAGCCGTCTGAAGCGCGTGCGTTTCGGCCCGGTGTTTATCACCTCGGACCTGAGCATGGGCCGCTGGCGCGAAATGAGCCAGCGTGAAGTGGATATCCTCAGCGAAGAAGTCGGCCTCAAGCCGGTGGCCTTGCCGGATATGAAAGAGAAGACTCGCGACAAGCTCGACCGCCTGCAACGCAAATCGGCCAAGCCGGTGGGCCGCGCCGCGCGTCCGGAGCGGACTTTGCGTCCAGCCCATGGCGGCGGCCCGGCAGCGGGCAGTGATCAGGGTCGTTCGCGTCCTGCGCGTGGTGAGGGTGCTGAGCGTGGCGAGCGTCCGGTACGTACTCCACGTGCGCCGCATGCCGACCAAGGCAAAGGCACGCCGGTTGCCGAACGCCCGAGTGACGTCAACAAGAAGCGTCCGGCCAAACCGGGTGCGCAGCGTCCAAGTGTTGAGCTGACTGAGCGTCCGCCGCGCAAGCCGGCCGGTCCGCCAGTCAAGCGCCGCAGCCAGCCGACCCGCGACGGTCAGCGTCCAGGCTTCGGTCGCGGTCCTAAGCCGGAGTAA
- a CDS encoding DUF1289 domain-containing protein, giving the protein MKDPCIKLCKFERDICLGCGRSKVEIKAWKKLDKAARRAVLAEADMRLLSLATIGRRKG; this is encoded by the coding sequence GTGAAAGATCCCTGCATCAAACTGTGCAAGTTCGAGCGCGATATCTGCCTGGGTTGTGGGCGTAGCAAGGTCGAGATCAAGGCCTGGAAGAAGCTCGACAAGGCTGCGCGGCGTGCCGTGCTGGCTGAAGCCGATATGCGTTTGCTGAGTTTGGCGACCATCGGTCGGCGCAAAGGCTGA
- the scpB gene encoding SMC-Scp complex subunit ScpB, producing MNLNEPRELASLLEAFLLASGKPQSLERLFELFEEAERPEPAVFKKALAHLGKSCEGRAFELIEVASGYRLQVREKFAPWVGRLWEERPQRYSRAMLETLALIAYRQPITRGEIEDVRGVAVNSHIVKTLLEREWIRVVGYRDVPGKPAMFATTKAFLDHFNLKSLDELPPLAALRELEPEPALAFEEDLEAPQSLQARADLALADEPAVEVSEETSFSSLLAELDSMEQGLKTDFDDLPEQDDERGDADEPHATLDKEQLPD from the coding sequence ATGAACCTTAACGAACCTCGTGAGCTGGCCAGCCTGCTCGAAGCTTTTCTGCTGGCCTCCGGTAAACCGCAATCGCTGGAGCGTCTGTTCGAGCTATTTGAAGAGGCCGAGCGGCCGGAGCCGGCGGTGTTCAAGAAGGCGTTGGCGCACCTGGGCAAGTCCTGTGAAGGGCGCGCCTTCGAGCTTATCGAGGTGGCGTCCGGTTACCGCCTGCAAGTGCGTGAGAAATTTGCGCCTTGGGTGGGTCGCCTATGGGAGGAGCGCCCGCAACGCTATTCGCGCGCCATGCTGGAAACCCTGGCGCTGATTGCCTATCGCCAGCCGATTACCCGTGGCGAGATCGAAGATGTGCGCGGTGTGGCGGTCAACAGTCATATCGTCAAAACCCTGCTGGAGCGCGAGTGGATTCGCGTGGTCGGTTATCGCGATGTGCCGGGCAAGCCGGCGATGTTCGCCACCACCAAGGCTTTTCTCGATCACTTCAACCTGAAAAGCCTCGACGAATTACCGCCGCTGGCCGCCCTGCGCGAGCTGGAACCTGAGCCGGCCTTGGCGTTTGAAGAGGATCTGGAGGCGCCGCAGAGCCTGCAAGCACGTGCCGATCTGGCCCTGGCCGATGAGCCAGCGGTGGAGGTCAGTGAGGAAACCAGCTTCAGCAGCCTGCTGGCTGAACTCGATTCGATGGAGCAGGGTCTGAAGACCGACTTCGACGATTTGCCCGAACAGGACGATGAGCGTGGCGATGCCGATGAGCCTCACGCAACTCTGGATAAAGAACAACTGCCTGACTAA
- a CDS encoding segregation and condensation protein A: protein MEVFLEAFEGPLDLLLYLIRKQNIDVLDIPVAEITRQYMGYVELMQSVRLELAAEYLVMAAMLAEIKSRMLLPRSSEAEAEEGDPRAELIRRLQEYERYKAAAEGIDGLSRVGRDVTVPRLDAPEARARKLLPDVSLEEVLLSMAEVLRRADMFESHQVTREALSTRERMSEVLERLKGGAFVPFVSLFSPEEGKLGVVVTFMAVLELIKESLVELVQNEAFGPIHVRARAE from the coding sequence CTGGAAGTGTTTCTCGAAGCCTTCGAAGGCCCGCTGGACCTGCTGCTGTACCTGATTCGCAAGCAGAACATCGACGTGCTGGACATCCCGGTGGCGGAAATCACCCGCCAGTACATGGGTTATGTCGAACTGATGCAGTCGGTGCGTCTGGAGCTGGCGGCCGAGTACCTGGTGATGGCCGCCATGCTCGCCGAGATCAAGTCGCGCATGCTGCTGCCGCGCTCCAGTGAGGCGGAAGCCGAGGAAGGCGACCCGCGCGCCGAGCTGATTCGCCGTCTGCAGGAATACGAGCGTTACAAGGCCGCAGCGGAAGGTATCGATGGCCTTAGCCGGGTTGGCCGTGATGTCACGGTGCCGCGCCTGGACGCACCCGAAGCGCGGGCACGCAAGCTGCTGCCGGATGTCAGTCTGGAAGAAGTGCTGCTGTCGATGGCTGAGGTGCTGCGCCGCGCCGATATGTTTGAAAGCCACCAGGTCACCCGTGAGGCGCTGTCGACCCGTGAGCGCATGAGCGAAGTGCTCGAACGCCTCAAGGGTGGCGCGTTTGTGCCATTTGTCAGCCTGTTCAGTCCTGAAGAAGGCAAACTCGGCGTGGTGGTGACCTTTATGGCAGTGCTGGAGTTGATCAAGGAATCCCTGGTTGAACTGGTGCAGAATGAGGCCTTTGGGCCAATCCATGTGCGTGCGCGGGCTGAATAA
- a CDS encoding tryptophan--tRNA ligase, with translation MSLVDAERRVLSGMRPSGLLHLGHYQGVLKNWVKLQHTYECFFCIVDLHALTTDYDDVGPLSQRVMDMAVDWLAAGVSPSSATLFIQSQVPEHAELHLLLSMICPLSWLERVPSYKEQQEQLHGKDLSTFGFLGYPLLQAADILLYRAGVVPVGSDQLAHIEFARDVARRFNHLYGREPGFEEKAEAAIIKLGKKTATLYNNLRRAYQEQGDAEALETARALLKDQQSITLGDKERLYGYLEGGGKILLIEPQAMLGESPKLLGLDGGKMSKSNNNAIFLRDSGSAIEEKIRRMPTDPARVHRDDPGSPGNCPVWSLHQLYSSNATCDWAQQGCRSAGIGCLECKAPLVEALQQELQPLQARAADYQDNPDLVRQILADGAERARSEARETLSEVRLALGLNYR, from the coding sequence TTGAGTCTTGTTGACGCTGAACGCCGCGTGCTGTCTGGCATGCGCCCGAGTGGTCTGCTGCACCTGGGGCACTATCAGGGCGTGCTGAAGAACTGGGTGAAGCTGCAACACACCTATGAATGCTTCTTCTGCATCGTTGATTTACATGCACTGACCACTGATTACGACGATGTCGGCCCGCTGTCCCAGCGCGTCATGGACATGGCGGTGGACTGGCTGGCTGCCGGGGTCAGCCCCAGCTCGGCGACGCTGTTTATTCAGTCACAAGTCCCTGAACACGCCGAATTGCACCTGCTGCTGTCGATGATCTGTCCGCTCAGCTGGCTGGAGCGCGTGCCGTCTTATAAAGAACAGCAGGAGCAGCTGCACGGCAAGGATCTGAGCACCTTCGGTTTTCTTGGTTATCCCTTGCTGCAGGCGGCGGACATTCTGCTGTACCGCGCCGGCGTGGTGCCGGTCGGCAGCGACCAGCTGGCGCATATCGAGTTTGCCCGGGATGTGGCACGGCGCTTCAACCACTTGTATGGGCGCGAGCCAGGCTTTGAGGAAAAGGCCGAGGCGGCGATCATCAAGCTGGGCAAGAAAACCGCGACGCTCTACAACAACCTGCGCAGGGCCTATCAGGAGCAGGGCGACGCTGAAGCGCTGGAAACCGCGCGGGCACTGCTCAAGGACCAGCAGAGCATTACCCTGGGGGACAAGGAGCGCCTCTACGGCTATCTGGAAGGCGGCGGCAAGATTCTGCTGATCGAGCCGCAGGCCATGCTCGGCGAGTCGCCCAAACTGCTCGGGCTCGACGGCGGCAAGATGTCCAAATCCAATAACAATGCGATTTTCCTGCGTGACAGCGGTTCGGCGATCGAGGAGAAGATCCGCCGCATGCCGACTGATCCGGCGCGGGTGCATCGTGATGATCCGGGCAGCCCGGGGAATTGCCCGGTGTGGTCGTTGCATCAGCTGTATTCCAGCAATGCAACCTGCGACTGGGCACAGCAAGGCTGTCGCAGCGCCGGCATCGGCTGCCTGGAGTGCAAGGCACCCTTGGTCGAGGCGCTGCAGCAGGAACTGCAACCGCTGCAGGCGCGTGCTGCGGATTATCAGGACAATCCTGATCTGGTCCGGCAGATTCTCGCCGATGGCGCCGAGCGCGCGCGATCTGAAGCGCGGGAAACCTTGAGTGAAGTGCGCCTGGCCCTCGGTCTGAATTACCGCTGA
- a CDS encoding L-threonylcarbamoyladenylate synthase, whose protein sequence is MSQFFQIHPENPQARLIKQAVEIIRSGGVVIYPTDSSYAVGCHIGDKSAVERIRRLRQLDDKHNFTLVCRDLSQLSTFAKVDTAAFRLLKSHTPGPYTFILNATREVPRMLLHAKRRTIGLRVPSHPIAMALLAELDEPLMSVTLILPGDTLPMSDPYEMRQILEHQVDLIIDGGFGGLEASTVVSLTDDEPEVIRVGCGDPSPFTDDL, encoded by the coding sequence GTGAGCCAATTCTTCCAGATTCATCCGGAAAACCCGCAAGCGCGCCTTATCAAGCAGGCCGTGGAGATCATCCGCAGCGGCGGCGTGGTGATCTATCCGACTGACTCCTCCTATGCCGTGGGCTGCCATATCGGCGACAAGAGCGCGGTAGAGCGTATTCGCCGCCTGCGCCAACTGGACGACAAACACAATTTCACCCTGGTATGCCGCGACCTGTCGCAGCTCAGCACCTTTGCCAAGGTCGATACCGCCGCCTTCCGCCTGCTCAAGAGTCACACGCCGGGACCTTACACCTTTATCCTCAACGCCACTCGTGAGGTGCCGCGCATGCTGCTGCATGCCAAGCGTCGCACCATTGGCCTGCGCGTGCCCAGCCATCCGATCGCCATGGCCTTGTTGGCCGAGCTGGATGAGCCGTTGATGAGCGTGACCTTGATTCTGCCGGGTGACACGCTGCCGATGAGCGACCCTTACGAGATGCGTCAGATCCTTGAGCATCAGGTCGATCTGATCATCGATGGCGGTTTCGGCGGGCTGGAGGCTTCCACCGTGGTCAGCCTGACCGACGATGAGCCCGAGGTGATTCGGGTGGGTTGCGGTGATCCGTCGCCTTTTACGGATGACCTTTGA
- a CDS encoding PHP domain-containing protein, giving the protein MDVDLHCHSTASDGALAPAVVVARAFERGVRLLALTDHDTLDGLDEAGAAAQALGMQLVNGIELSCTWGGATIHVLGYAFNRDAPALQQAIAELHEGRWLRAAEIAKRLEAKGMPGALEGARAMQQELGDSGNAPARPHFADFLVRSGYVKDRAEAFRKWLGSGKLGDVKQHWPELAQAVDTLRRANAWVSLAHPWQYDFTRSKRRKLIADFVGAGGHSLEVVNGMQPAEQVGSLAILAREFGMFVTAGSDFHAPGQWSELGVYRPVPEDLPPLWARFQHVQQPTAI; this is encoded by the coding sequence ATGGATGTTGATTTGCATTGCCACAGCACCGCTTCAGATGGCGCCCTTGCGCCGGCTGTGGTGGTGGCGCGGGCGTTTGAGCGCGGTGTGCGTTTGCTGGCATTGACCGATCACGACACCCTTGATGGCCTTGACGAAGCGGGCGCTGCAGCGCAAGCGTTGGGTATGCAGTTGGTCAACGGTATCGAACTGTCCTGCACCTGGGGCGGCGCGACCATTCACGTGCTGGGCTACGCCTTCAATCGCGATGCGCCGGCCCTGCAGCAGGCCATTGCCGAGCTGCACGAGGGGCGCTGGTTGCGCGCTGCGGAAATCGCCAAGCGTCTGGAGGCCAAAGGCATGCCGGGCGCGCTCGAAGGCGCGCGGGCCATGCAGCAGGAACTGGGCGACAGCGGCAATGCTCCGGCGCGCCCGCACTTCGCTGACTTTCTGGTGCGCAGCGGATATGTAAAGGATCGCGCCGAAGCGTTCCGCAAGTGGCTGGGCTCGGGCAAGCTGGGCGATGTCAAACAGCACTGGCCGGAGCTGGCTCAAGCAGTCGATACCCTGCGTCGCGCCAATGCCTGGGTCAGTCTGGCGCATCCCTGGCAGTACGACTTTACTCGGAGTAAACGACGCAAGTTGATCGCCGATTTTGTCGGTGCCGGCGGGCATTCGCTGGAAGTGGTCAACGGTATGCAGCCGGCCGAACAGGTTGGCAGTTTGGCGATTCTGGCGAGGGAATTCGGCATGTTCGTCACCGCAGGCAGTGATTTCCACGCGCCAGGCCAGTGGTCTGAGCTGGGCGTCTATCGCCCGGTGCCCGAGGATCTACCGCCCCTGTGGGCACGGTTTCAACATGTCCAGCAGCCTACTGCAATTTGA
- a CDS encoding YciI family protein, producing the protein MLYAIIATDVQNSLENRLNARPVHLARLEQLKSEGRLILAGPHPAVDSNDPGPAGFSGSLIVAEFESLLAAQQWVDADPYRAAGVYASVLVKPFKLVLP; encoded by the coding sequence ATGCTTTACGCAATCATTGCCACCGATGTGCAGAACTCCTTGGAAAACCGCCTGAATGCCCGCCCGGTACACCTGGCACGCCTGGAGCAGCTGAAAAGCGAAGGCCGCCTGATCCTCGCCGGCCCACACCCGGCAGTCGACAGCAATGATCCAGGCCCAGCGGGGTTTTCCGGCAGCCTGATCGTCGCGGAATTCGAATCGCTGCTGGCCGCGCAACAGTGGGTCGATGCCGACCCCTACCGCGCCGCCGGGGTATATGCCTCGGTACTGGTAAAACCTTTCAAACTGGTCTTGCCTTGA
- a CDS encoding translation initiation factor 2, with amino-acid sequence MRPGPLFLLLTLCLPAVTQAEESPPQPLAEATSAQTQIDELEQRLALSEEQRPALSTELQNSSNERDTVQLQRLRQENQRLKLQLKKAQASPPQLLISEQQMWFATGAGAGLLGVIIGAFLRRGRRSRSEWLN; translated from the coding sequence ATGCGTCCAGGCCCGCTGTTTCTGCTCTTGACCCTGTGCTTGCCGGCCGTCACCCAGGCCGAGGAAAGCCCGCCGCAACCATTGGCAGAAGCCACTTCGGCGCAGACGCAGATCGATGAACTGGAGCAGCGACTGGCGCTCAGCGAAGAACAGCGCCCAGCCCTCAGCACCGAGCTGCAGAACAGCAGCAACGAACGTGACACCGTACAGTTGCAGCGCCTGCGCCAGGAAAACCAGCGGCTCAAACTGCAGCTGAAAAAAGCCCAGGCCAGCCCCCCTCAGCTACTGATCAGCGAACAGCAGATGTGGTTTGCCACGGGCGCCGGAGCCGGCCTGCTCGGGGTAATTATCGGCGCGTTCCTGCGCCGTGGCCGCCGTTCACGCAGCGAGTGGCTCAACTGA
- a CDS encoding response regulator transcription factor: protein MSDLLLIDDDVELCELLTCWLTQEGFQVSACHDGHSARSVLAKHSPDAVVLDVMLPDGSGLELLKQLRSDHPELPVLMLSARGEPLDRILGLELGADDYLAKPCDPRELTARLRAVLRRSLPASPSSPLDLGDLHYSQARGTVTLGEQEVLLTLSESRILEALLQHPGEPVDKQELAQLALGRKLTLYDRSLDMHVSNLRKKLGPHTDGRQRILALRSRGYYYSV from the coding sequence ATGAGTGACCTGCTGTTAATCGACGACGACGTCGAACTCTGCGAACTACTGACCTGCTGGCTGACCCAGGAAGGCTTTCAGGTCAGCGCCTGCCATGACGGCCACAGCGCCCGCAGCGTCCTCGCCAAGCACAGCCCAGATGCCGTGGTGCTGGACGTGATGCTGCCCGATGGCAGCGGGCTGGAACTGCTCAAACAGTTGCGCAGCGACCACCCGGAACTGCCCGTGCTGATGCTCTCAGCGCGCGGCGAACCACTGGATCGGATTCTCGGCCTGGAGCTGGGCGCCGACGATTACCTGGCCAAACCTTGCGATCCTCGCGAGCTGACCGCGCGCTTGCGCGCGGTCTTGCGCCGCAGCCTGCCGGCCAGTCCAAGCAGCCCGCTCGATCTCGGCGACCTGCATTACAGCCAGGCCCGCGGCACCGTGACCCTTGGCGAACAGGAAGTGCTACTGACTCTCTCGGAAAGCCGCATCCTCGAAGCCTTGCTGCAACATCCGGGCGAACCGGTGGATAAACAGGAACTGGCGCAACTGGCCCTCGGCCGCAAACTGACCCTGTATGACCGCAGCCTGGATATGCATGTCAGTAACCTGCGCAAAAAACTCGGCCCGCACACCGATGGCCGCCAGCGTATTCTCGCGCTGCGTAGCCGCGGCTACTACTACAGCGTCTGA
- a CDS encoding Spy/CpxP family protein refolding chaperone → MRKTLTAVLLALTLPTLAMAMPEGGPRHGGGEHGSRMFKELDLSKEQQREIRKLMGEQMKGRHEITKRYLDKLPAAEQKAMQDELQAAKDKQHSAIRALLKPEQQKAFDEHQKKMEERRAEHQAFKAWQAEQAKKN, encoded by the coding sequence ATGCGCAAGACCCTTACCGCAGTACTGCTCGCCCTGACCCTGCCGACCCTGGCTATGGCCATGCCTGAAGGCGGCCCGCGGCACGGCGGCGGCGAGCACGGCTCCCGCATGTTCAAAGAGCTCGACCTGAGCAAAGAGCAGCAACGTGAAATCCGTAAGCTGATGGGCGAGCAGATGAAAGGCCGCCATGAGATCACCAAGCGCTACCTAGACAAGCTGCCGGCGGCAGAACAGAAAGCCATGCAGGACGAATTGCAGGCCGCCAAGGACAAACAGCACAGCGCCATCCGCGCCCTGCTCAAGCCCGAGCAGCAGAAGGCCTTCGACGAGCACCAGAAGAAGATGGAAGAGCGCCGCGCCGAGCACCAGGCGTTCAAAGCCTGGCAGGCCGAACAGGCGAAAAAGAACTAA
- a CDS encoding sensor histidine kinase: MRSLFWRIFASFWLAIALVAGLSMLLGRMLNQDAWLLSQHPGMDDLAEKWTQRYEKNGPRSAQALLEQRKRKFRIDVQVLDDSGQAVVKGTFPPRAAAFEARHRNEKRLPWRRLSVDYTSPHSGETYLFIYRIPIPEVAAWQRESLLWPLSALAIAMLVLTLFSLWLTLSITRPLNRLRGAVHDLGQTAYQQNSLAQLAERRDELSVLAADFNRMGERVQGLISSQRQLLRDVSHELRSPLARLRIALALTERADAAAREQYWPRLSQECDRLEALISEILALARLDAEPGAAQPINLDELLHKLQDDARLDAPEQQIEIQLESGLQLNGWPDMLQRAMDNLLRNALRFNPIGRPIELTASRSAEQLCLSVRDHGPGAAPELLTRLGEPFFRAPGQTSSGHGLGLAIARRAAERHGGQLELSNHAQGGFIATLRLPLTQPNQAPTRP, from the coding sequence GTGCGGTCACTGTTCTGGCGCATCTTTGCCAGCTTCTGGCTGGCTATTGCCCTGGTAGCGGGGTTGTCAATGCTGCTTGGACGCATGCTCAATCAGGACGCCTGGTTGCTCAGCCAGCACCCTGGCATGGATGACCTCGCCGAGAAGTGGACGCAGCGTTATGAGAAGAACGGTCCACGCTCCGCCCAAGCCTTGCTTGAGCAACGAAAACGCAAGTTCCGTATCGATGTACAGGTACTCGACGACAGCGGCCAAGCCGTGGTCAAAGGCACCTTCCCTCCTCGTGCAGCAGCCTTTGAGGCCCGCCATCGCAATGAGAAACGCCTGCCCTGGCGCCGCCTGAGTGTCGACTACACCAGCCCGCACAGCGGCGAAACCTATCTGTTTATCTACCGCATCCCGATCCCCGAAGTCGCCGCGTGGCAGCGCGAAAGCCTGCTCTGGCCGCTGAGCGCACTGGCTATCGCCATGCTGGTACTGACCCTGTTCAGCCTCTGGCTGACGCTCTCCATCACCCGCCCGCTGAATCGCCTGCGCGGCGCCGTGCACGACCTGGGGCAAACCGCTTACCAGCAGAACAGCCTGGCACAACTGGCCGAGCGGCGTGATGAGCTCAGCGTACTGGCGGCCGACTTCAACCGCATGGGCGAACGCGTACAAGGTTTGATCAGCAGTCAACGTCAGCTATTACGCGACGTGTCCCATGAGCTGCGTTCACCACTGGCGCGCCTGCGCATCGCTTTGGCGCTGACCGAGCGCGCGGATGCTGCCGCACGGGAACAATACTGGCCGCGCCTGAGTCAGGAGTGCGACCGCCTGGAAGCGCTGATCAGTGAAATCCTCGCCCTCGCCCGCCTCGACGCCGAACCGGGCGCAGCGCAGCCGATCAACCTCGACGAACTGCTGCATAAATTGCAGGACGACGCGCGCCTTGACGCCCCAGAGCAACAGATTGAGATTCAGCTGGAAAGCGGCCTGCAGCTCAACGGCTGGCCAGACATGTTGCAACGCGCGATGGACAACCTGTTGCGCAACGCCCTGCGCTTCAACCCGATTGGCCGGCCCATCGAATTGACAGCCAGCAGAAGCGCCGAGCAGCTATGCCTGAGCGTGCGTGACCACGGCCCTGGGGCTGCGCCTGAGCTGCTGACGCGGCTTGGCGAACCCTTCTTCCGCGCGCCTGGTCAGACCAGCAGTGGTCATGGCCTGGGCCTGGCCATCGCCCGCCGCGCGGCAGAGCGGCATGGCGGGCAACTGGAACTGAGCAACCATGCGCAAGGTGGCTTTATCGCCACCCTGCGCCTGCCGCTTACTCAGCCGAATCAGGCGCCGACCAGGCCCTGA
- a CDS encoding nitroreductase family protein: MDALDALLNRVSAPRLVVPAPDAAQRELLFRAALRAPDHGQLRPWRFLTVEGEALKQLGELFASALPADASPEALAKARAMPLRAPLLVVVIARVQASPKVPAQEQVLAAGCAAHGILLAAHAQGIGAVWRTGDMAYNPQVAAGLGLSADEQVIAYLYLGTPKRELRAVPQVQVDDFVRAWSAPDSAE, encoded by the coding sequence ATGGACGCTCTTGATGCGTTGCTAAACCGTGTTTCCGCGCCGCGCCTGGTTGTGCCGGCCCCCGATGCTGCGCAGCGTGAGCTATTGTTTCGCGCCGCTCTGCGTGCGCCTGACCATGGCCAGTTGCGGCCCTGGCGTTTTCTTACGGTTGAAGGTGAAGCGCTGAAGCAGTTGGGCGAGCTGTTTGCCAGTGCATTACCTGCCGATGCCAGCCCTGAAGCCTTGGCCAAAGCGCGTGCCATGCCGTTGCGTGCGCCGTTGCTGGTGGTGGTTATTGCTCGTGTGCAGGCCAGTCCGAAAGTACCGGCGCAGGAGCAGGTGCTGGCGGCTGGCTGCGCCGCCCACGGCATTCTGCTGGCGGCCCATGCGCAAGGCATCGGTGCGGTCTGGCGCACCGGTGATATGGCTTACAACCCACAGGTTGCTGCCGGCCTGGGGCTGAGCGCAGATGAGCAGGTTATTGCTTATCTCTATCTCGGTACCCCGAAGCGCGAGTTGCGTGCGGTGCCGCAGGTTCAGGTCGATGATTTTGTCAGGGCCTGGTCGGCGCCTGATTCGGCTGAGTAA